In Mus musculus strain C57BL/6J chromosome 9, GRCm38.p6 C57BL/6J, one genomic interval encodes:
- the Iqcf5 gene encoding IQ domain-containing protein F5 yields MGPEKSTAMTETSAAVRIQAWWRGTLLRRTLLHAALSAWIIQCWWRKIMIMLQGKKRRMALELYARKTWAIVKLQSWFRMWHIRHRYCRLLNAVRIIQVYWRWHSCHTRGFIQGNYEIKENRLNIQLEISLGSQACKVEQCITLPIKE; encoded by the coding sequence GCCCAGAAAAGTCTACGGCCATGACAGAAACATCTGCGGCTGTGCGCATCCAAGCATGGTGGCGTGGCACACTACTACGACGCACGTTGCTGCATGCTGCCCTCAGCGCGTGGATCATTCAGTGCTGGTGGAGAAAGATAATGATAATGTTGCAAGGGAAGAAACGGCGGATGGCTCTGGAGTTATACGCTCGAAAAACGTGGGCAATAGTCAAACTGCAGTCCTGGTTCAGGATGTGGCACATACGTCATCGATACTGTCGTTTGCTGAATGCTGTTCGCATCATCCAGGTTTATTGGCGTTGGCATAGTTGTCACACTCGTGGCTTTATTCAGGGCAACTATGAAATCAAAGAAAACCGACTGAATATTCAACTTGAGATTTCCCTGGGCTCACAGGCTTGTAAGGTGGAACAGTGCATAACCCTACCAATAAAAGAGTGA